A genomic region of Prevotella scopos JCM 17725 contains the following coding sequences:
- a CDS encoding DUF4372 domain-containing protein, which translates to MSKSTHFVGQLLYVQLLNYFNRDEILSLSQAQGGEHYIKKFDAWHYLVVMLYAVMMRLDSLREIKASLFANVNRFNHLGLKHFPCRSTLSDANKRRDSEIFGSIYMNLYEKYRHELYSDSRNCGQPK; encoded by the coding sequence ATGAGCAAAAGTACACATTTTGTCGGACAGCTGCTATATGTTCAACTATTAAACTATTTTAATCGTGATGAAATTCTCTCTCTGAGCCAAGCTCAGGGGGGTGAACACTATATAAAGAAGTTTGACGCATGGCATTATCTTGTCGTCATGCTTTATGCAGTAATGATGCGTTTAGACTCTCTGCGTGAGATAAAGGCCTCTCTCTTTGCTAATGTTAATCGCTTTAATCATCTTGGTTTAAAGCATTTTCCTTGTCGAAGTACCTTGTCAGATGCAAACAAACGTCGAGATTCCGAGATATTCGGTTCGATCTATATGAACTTATATGAGAAATACCGCCATGAGCTTTACTCGGACAGCCGAAATTGTGGACAGCCCAAATGA
- a CDS encoding YncE family protein has product MKHYFLAAAIMLLTTVGLLSCDKDSPDTPPAPAKTEMGFVHSVNIGDNTYVSVFKDMNVGSLNTDNALVMPKGAFSFVYKGKVYITDTEHIYKYAPKEGKLVQEGNTILLPSGAAAMCITFASDNKAYVSCSGLGKVIIIDPTAMEKVGEIDLAEYSLGKAAGDNNPEPAASIIRDGILYVALSQMKSTYVCEAGAYVALIDTKTDKPIKVVSDPRVSMASGESPAGDPFIDEKGDIYFYCVAMFGYQPGVKEGFLRIKKGQTDFDKSYCFTLADVDLVGVKGNKTSYAYMKVYGGNGKVYAYLNIPGAASNPPDYVHDKCFQPFEINLYNKSCTKLDLSATAGWAATLCKSGNDIIFGMSTDQGMGYSVYHPATATYETLKVKTSGAPYAVHELR; this is encoded by the coding sequence ATGAAACATTATTTCTTAGCCGCAGCTATCATGCTGCTAACGACCGTCGGACTACTATCTTGCGACAAAGACTCACCTGACACACCGCCTGCACCGGCAAAGACGGAGATGGGTTTCGTCCATAGTGTTAACATCGGAGACAATACATACGTAAGTGTTTTCAAAGACATGAACGTTGGCTCGCTCAATACCGATAATGCGCTGGTGATGCCAAAGGGTGCTTTTTCCTTCGTATATAAGGGGAAAGTGTATATTACCGACACCGAACACATCTATAAATATGCACCGAAAGAGGGTAAACTCGTGCAGGAAGGGAATACCATCCTACTACCCAGTGGAGCGGCAGCAATGTGCATCACCTTCGCTTCTGACAATAAGGCATACGTCTCTTGTTCTGGGTTAGGAAAGGTGATCATCATCGACCCTACCGCAATGGAGAAGGTTGGAGAGATTGATTTAGCGGAGTACTCCTTGGGGAAAGCCGCTGGTGACAATAATCCAGAGCCTGCCGCATCTATCATAAGAGACGGAATACTCTATGTGGCACTTAGTCAGATGAAGTCTACCTACGTCTGTGAAGCAGGAGCTTACGTGGCTTTGATTGACACAAAAACCGATAAACCTATCAAAGTTGTTAGTGATCCTCGTGTCTCAATGGCCTCTGGTGAGTCGCCAGCTGGCGACCCTTTCATCGATGAGAAGGGTGATATCTACTTTTATTGTGTAGCGATGTTTGGCTATCAACCTGGTGTCAAGGAGGGATTTCTGCGTATTAAGAAAGGTCAGACAGACTTTGATAAATCCTACTGCTTCACCCTTGCGGATGTTGACTTAGTAGGAGTCAAAGGCAATAAAACCTCGTATGCTTACATGAAGGTGTATGGCGGCAACGGAAAGGTGTATGCTTACTTGAACATCCCAGGTGCTGCAAGCAATCCACCAGACTATGTCCACGATAAATGCTTCCAACCTTTCGAGATTAATCTCTACAATAAGAGCTGTACAAAGTTGGACCTCTCTGCCACAGCTGGGTGGGCTGCAACCCTCTGTAAGTCGGGTAATGACATCATCTTCGGTATGTCCACCGACCAAGGTATGGGCTATTCTGTCTATCATCCAGCCACTGCAACCTACGAGACCCTCAAGGTAAAAACCTCTGGTGCACCATATGCAGTGCATGAGTTGAGGTAG
- a CDS encoding TonB-dependent receptor — protein MKRLILITMLCLCPLLVAAQRLLRGKIVEKETSTPICGACIAVKGTKQKVLSDRTGGYELTITAAGAYTIEVSAVGYKRLREVVTVGGDTTRDYYLEPSSISLREVVVRSSVQSAEINQIRQSPMAVTVVDGVKLRGRASSIEEILTQTSGIKVRRSGGLGSASRISVHGLEGKRVAVYIDGFPLNSPDGSFDINDIPIDVIKYIEVYKGIVPAEYGGDGLGGAINIVTREDECDLVGFTQELASFGTMKTLVSGQKLFSRLGVLFNVAFFKNKSKNDYMMSWPVFETNLPASAYRKVRRRNDYYEANFYHVGLGFRKLYFDKFDLECAFYKNEKGIQSLNFDARHAYTKGINIMPNLVLEKQDFLVKGLDMKYAIVTPIIRSNMIDTATTRRQWDGTVTQAVGETDDNLFNESHDRQFEVRSKFNLKYTRGRHTLNLNDQYAYSAYTPKDERMKGYLGFDPSAYPSRMTANNIGLSHLFVSNNRRLQNSLTISIYYLNSRVYRTSDALVKGAVTDELAPKQTRVERSYYGFSEGFSYELWKDVRAKLSFSHNVRIPDTGELFGNGISIKPSVNLQPEVGNNLNLGFIVDRRGLCGLMRVQWETNFYYMMMKNMIRLFPADTRSIYTNLGKTRTIGMDTDVKVDVTRNVYLYFNLTLQDIRDRQRWFNDEQGTSNPTYNKHVPNIPAFYYNYGMEYHAEGLIGRRELSRVYIDVSHVGEFDWGWQMSSLAEERRKWRIPSNDVFTIGLQQSLWHNNMSLSFELENVFNKENYMEFKMPLPGRTLKAKLRFNLFRDKLAGGAMSL, from the coding sequence ATGAAGAGACTAATCCTTATTACAATGTTATGTCTGTGCCCTCTGCTCGTGGCAGCCCAACGGCTGTTAAGGGGTAAGATAGTGGAGAAAGAGACGTCGACTCCTATCTGTGGAGCTTGCATAGCAGTTAAGGGAACGAAGCAGAAGGTGCTCTCTGACAGGACAGGCGGTTATGAACTGACGATTACCGCAGCGGGTGCCTATACGATAGAGGTGTCGGCTGTAGGCTACAAACGGCTTAGAGAGGTCGTTACGGTGGGTGGTGATACGACAAGAGACTACTATCTCGAACCCTCATCGATCTCGCTTCGTGAGGTTGTCGTGCGGAGTTCAGTGCAGAGTGCGGAGATAAATCAGATACGGCAAAGCCCTATGGCTGTGACAGTTGTGGATGGAGTAAAACTGAGAGGACGAGCGAGTAGCATAGAGGAGATACTGACGCAGACGTCAGGAATTAAGGTTCGGAGATCAGGCGGACTGGGGAGTGCGTCGCGCATCTCGGTTCATGGCTTAGAAGGGAAGCGTGTGGCTGTGTATATTGATGGGTTCCCACTGAACAGTCCTGACGGGTCCTTTGATATTAATGACATCCCGATAGATGTCATCAAGTATATCGAGGTGTATAAAGGGATTGTTCCTGCGGAGTATGGCGGAGATGGCTTAGGAGGTGCTATCAATATCGTCACGCGAGAAGACGAGTGCGACTTAGTGGGTTTCACACAAGAGTTGGCATCCTTTGGGACGATGAAGACACTCGTAAGTGGACAAAAACTCTTTAGCCGACTGGGGGTATTATTTAACGTGGCCTTCTTTAAGAATAAGTCGAAAAATGACTATATGATGTCGTGGCCAGTGTTCGAGACCAATCTGCCTGCGTCGGCATATAGAAAGGTGCGACGTAGGAACGACTATTACGAAGCCAATTTCTATCATGTTGGGTTAGGGTTTAGGAAACTTTACTTTGATAAGTTCGACTTAGAATGTGCCTTTTATAAGAATGAGAAGGGGATACAGTCGCTTAATTTCGACGCTCGACATGCCTATACAAAAGGGATAAATATCATGCCAAACCTCGTGTTGGAGAAACAAGACTTCCTCGTTAAAGGATTGGATATGAAGTATGCTATCGTTACTCCCATTATCCGCTCAAATATGATAGACACCGCCACTACGAGGAGACAATGGGACGGAACAGTCACGCAAGCCGTAGGAGAGACGGACGACAACCTTTTTAACGAGTCGCATGATCGGCAGTTTGAGGTGAGGAGTAAGTTTAACTTGAAATATACACGGGGTCGGCACACGCTTAATCTCAATGACCAATACGCCTACTCGGCTTATACTCCTAAGGACGAACGCATGAAAGGCTATCTTGGCTTTGACCCCAGTGCCTATCCAAGTAGGATGACTGCAAACAACATTGGGCTCAGTCATCTGTTTGTGTCGAATAATCGTCGACTACAAAACTCATTGACAATCAGCATATACTACCTTAATTCAAGGGTTTACAGAACCAGTGACGCACTGGTAAAAGGGGCGGTAACAGACGAGTTAGCACCAAAGCAGACTCGTGTGGAACGGTCGTATTATGGATTCAGTGAGGGCTTCAGCTATGAACTGTGGAAGGATGTACGGGCAAAGCTGTCATTTTCGCATAATGTGAGGATACCTGATACGGGAGAACTCTTTGGCAATGGGATAAGCATCAAACCGTCGGTGAACCTACAGCCAGAGGTGGGGAATAATCTGAACCTTGGCTTCATCGTTGATAGAAGAGGACTATGTGGACTCATGAGGGTACAGTGGGAGACGAATTTCTACTATATGATGATGAAGAACATGATAAGACTCTTTCCTGCTGACACACGTTCTATCTATACGAACTTAGGGAAGACAAGGACCATTGGAATGGACACTGACGTGAAGGTGGACGTCACACGCAATGTCTATCTCTACTTTAATCTCACCTTACAGGATATCCGAGACAGGCAAAGATGGTTTAATGACGAACAAGGAACGAGCAACCCTACCTATAATAAGCACGTTCCTAACATCCCTGCCTTTTACTATAACTATGGCATGGAGTACCATGCAGAGGGCTTGATAGGCCGCCGTGAGCTGTCGAGAGTATATATTGACGTGTCGCATGTGGGTGAGTTTGACTGGGGATGGCAGATGAGTTCGCTCGCAGAGGAGCGTAGGAAATGGCGCATACCATCTAATGATGTCTTCACGATAGGCCTCCAACAGTCTTTATGGCATAATAACATGTCACTGAGCTTTGAGTTAGAAAACGTCTTCAACAAGGAGAACTACATGGAATTTAAGATGCCTCTGCCCGGAAGAACCTTAAAGGCAAAACTACGCTTCAACCTGTTCAGAGACAAACTGGCAGGTGGGGCAATGAGCTTATAA
- a CDS encoding TetR/AcrR family transcriptional regulator has protein sequence MKTLKEDVRSRIVMAARSEFVKCGYRKTSMRTISAKSGVVLGNIYNYFKTKDDIFCAVLRPLLSVIGECMAEHSKGEHEEKRLDFSRQRQKEFLSSMLRIIFLYKEELRLLLFESQGTSLENFRENFIDEQVAISRTYMEQVETSVSPLFFRISASTWLTIIGEIVSRPDLQQEEVRQALTEYIRYNTAGWQELIKK, from the coding sequence ATGAAAACATTAAAAGAAGATGTGCGGAGTAGGATTGTTATGGCTGCCCGCAGTGAATTTGTTAAGTGTGGATATAGAAAGACATCGATGCGTACAATCTCGGCTAAGTCCGGTGTTGTGCTAGGGAATATATACAACTATTTTAAGACAAAGGACGATATCTTCTGTGCTGTCCTTCGTCCGCTGCTCTCTGTGATAGGCGAGTGTATGGCGGAGCACAGCAAGGGTGAGCACGAGGAAAAGCGTCTTGACTTCTCTCGACAACGGCAGAAGGAATTCCTATCGAGTATGCTTCGCATCATCTTCTTATATAAGGAGGAGTTGAGGCTACTGCTCTTTGAGTCGCAGGGCACCTCCTTAGAGAATTTCCGTGAGAACTTTATCGACGAACAAGTGGCGATAAGTAGGACTTACATGGAGCAGGTGGAGACGAGTGTGTCGCCCCTCTTCTTTCGTATCAGCGCCTCTACATGGCTGACGATTATCGGTGAGATTGTGTCAAGACCCGACCTTCAGCAGGAGGAGGTGAGGCAGGCTCTGACCGAATATATACGCTACAACACGGCTGGGTGGCAGGAACTCATAAAAAAATAA
- a CDS encoding DUF6984 family protein, producing the protein MEYKRKIFPEEVALIAFLASKAQFQLESNWENKFIAYPLTKEKIGSIGLFKNNQKYTRRQSRVLSCCKFHDVDNVEVAVYLLIDSNDTLYELDFWKVDDSEICHIPSVDSMEDIPQI; encoded by the coding sequence ATGGAATATAAAAGAAAAATTTTTCCTGAGGAAGTAGCTCTTATTGCCTTTCTAGCGTCCAAAGCTCAATTCCAATTAGAAAGTAATTGGGAAAATAAATTTATTGCTTATCCTCTCACAAAAGAGAAAATAGGCAGTATTGGGCTTTTTAAAAATAACCAGAAATATACTCGAAGACAAAGTAGAGTTCTTTCATGTTGCAAGTTTCATGATGTTGATAATGTTGAAGTAGCGGTTTATCTTTTAATAGATTCTAATGATACGCTCTATGAATTAGATTTTTGGAAGGTAGATGATTCAGAAATTTGTCATATTCCTTCCGTAGACTCTATGGAGGATATCCCGCAGATATAA
- a CDS encoding RHS repeat protein produces the protein MYAILPSRTFWAASFTLWMRRARKSSMLHTMRGGKQTETLNTIGLHRGYTGHEMLNEFDIINMNGRLYDPVLGRFFSPDNYVQMPDNSQNFNRYSYCLNNPLKYTDPSGDFWNLIIGAAIGGVFNWASHGFQLNAKGLGHLVTEAVAGAVGAGLASGVNVAMAGGNFWTEAAGLAKGISSTGFLAGAASGASAGFAGGFINNAGNSWLDGHSFGKGLLAGLGFGSIGALEGGIAGGLLGGLDALDKGTNFWTGNTSLDLSQGYAASGNFKIGETTITGKYVGTYEGQNVFESSKLGSYKIGKYSGVTIPERGIIVGKGVFTYRGTEGMAMMQHEFGHILEYRIIGPRAYWSVIAPESLFSASLSSCDEHHKYWTETWANYLSKEHFGANWLGKFFPRDYPVQDISLINKWKIYLSTHTHYDPNGLPIYY, from the coding sequence ATGTATGCAATCTTGCCTTCACGGACATTTTGGGCAGCATCCTTTACGTTATGGATGAGAAGGGCACGAAAGTCTTCGATGCTTCATACGATGCGTGGGGGTAAGCAGACGGAAACGCTCAACACCATAGGTTTGCACCGCGGTTACACAGGACACGAGATGTTGAATGAGTTCGACATTATTAATATGAACGGCCGCTTGTACGACCCTGTACTTGGTCGGTTCTTTAGCCCGGACAACTATGTGCAGATGCCGGATAACAGCCAGAACTTCAACCGTTACAGCTATTGCCTGAATAACCCACTGAAGTATACGGATCCGAGTGGGGATTTTTGGAACCTTATCATAGGTGCTGCTATTGGAGGGGTCTTCAACTGGGCGTCACATGGATTCCAGCTTAATGCGAAAGGACTTGGGCACCTCGTCACTGAAGCTGTTGCAGGAGCTGTTGGTGCAGGATTAGCGTCGGGAGTGAACGTTGCCATGGCAGGAGGTAATTTCTGGACTGAAGCCGCAGGATTGGCGAAGGGAATTTCTTCTACGGGATTCCTTGCAGGCGCTGCTTCGGGTGCTAGCGCTGGGTTTGCTGGTGGTTTTATTAATAATGCAGGCAATTCTTGGTTAGATGGACACAGCTTTGGAAAAGGTCTTCTTGCTGGCTTAGGTTTTGGAAGCATAGGAGCTTTAGAAGGTGGTATTGCTGGAGGTTTGCTTGGTGGTCTTGATGCCTTGGACAAAGGTACAAACTTTTGGACGGGGAATACTTCTCTTGACTTAAGCCAAGGCTATGCTGCTTCCGGTAATTTTAAAATCGGTGAGACAACCATTACAGGGAAATATGTAGGGACTTATGAGGGTCAAAATGTATTCGAAAGTTCTAAGTTAGGATCTTATAAAATAGGTAAATATAGTGGTGTAACAATACCAGAACGAGGAATAATTGTCGGGAAAGGTGTCTTTACATATAGGGGAACAGAAGGAATGGCTATGATGCAACACGAGTTTGGACATATCCTTGAATATCGAATTATTGGTCCTCGGGCATATTGGTCTGTCATTGCTCCCGAAAGTTTATTCAGTGCTTCACTGTCCTCTTGTGATGAACATCACAAATATTGGACAGAAACATGGGCAAACTATCTATCAAAAGAACATTTTGGAGCTAATTGGCTTGGAAAATTTTTCCCAAGAGATTATCCTGTACAAGATATTAGCTTGATAAATAAATGGAAAATATATTTATCTACGCATACACATTATGATCCCAATGGATTGCCCATTTATTACTAA